The Microbispora sp. ZYX-F-249 genome window below encodes:
- a CDS encoding carboxymuconolactone decarboxylase family protein, which produces MTHTVTPAARPNVATELSIVPSPRQGGRTGPQHTNHRGSTRPYIALATDEPGVRGLFRFRPEAALPLNQLVDVLLRGDGTLSRGERELIATYVSALNRCRFCFHTHAAFAAVRLPEGMDLVEQVRD; this is translated from the coding sequence ATGACACACACCGTAACGCCCGCGGCACGCCCGAACGTCGCCACGGAACTGTCCATCGTCCCTTCTCCACGACAGGGCGGGCGGACCGGGCCGCAACACACCAATCACCGCGGGTCCACCCGGCCGTATATCGCCCTCGCCACCGACGAGCCCGGAGTTCGCGGCCTTTTCCGGTTCCGCCCGGAGGCCGCGCTGCCGCTGAACCAACTGGTGGACGTTCTGTTACGCGGGGACGGCACGCTCAGCCGCGGAGAACGCGAATTGATCGCCACCTACGTCTCCGCGCTGAACCGCTGCCGATTCTGTTTCCACACCCATGCGGCGTTCGCCGCCGTACGACTGCCCGAGGGCATGGACCTGGTCGAGCAGGTGCGCGAC
- a CDS encoding helix-turn-helix transcriptional regulator, translating into MVRRDLARFLRDRRERLRPGDVGLPDDERRRTPGLRREEVADLAHMSVDYYTRLEQARGPRPSPRILDALTGALRLDPAERIHLFHLAGTGPTPPAGPVRRVRPHVAELLHRIPGTAVIVTDATYDVVAWNPLAYALLGDLETQPNLARRRFLGGYHESSSSEEFGHVVVSRLRLAAQRYPHDEALARLLADLRAGSEEFTQIWDSDPVHDPGHRTKVVVHPRAGRLRLNCDVLVVPGDDQHVVFVTADPGSPSERALRHLVAAG; encoded by the coding sequence GTGGTGAGACGGGATCTGGCTCGTTTCCTCCGCGACAGGCGGGAGCGCCTGCGCCCGGGCGACGTCGGCCTGCCCGACGACGAGCGCCGCCGGACTCCCGGCCTGCGCAGGGAGGAGGTCGCCGACCTGGCCCACATGTCCGTGGACTACTACACCCGCCTCGAGCAGGCGCGGGGCCCGCGTCCCTCACCCCGGATCCTGGACGCCCTCACCGGCGCGCTCCGGCTGGATCCGGCCGAGCGGATCCACCTGTTCCACCTCGCCGGCACGGGCCCGACGCCGCCCGCGGGTCCGGTGCGCCGGGTCCGCCCCCATGTGGCGGAACTGCTGCACCGCATCCCCGGCACGGCGGTCATCGTCACCGACGCCACCTACGACGTCGTGGCCTGGAACCCGCTCGCGTACGCGCTGCTGGGCGATCTCGAGACGCAGCCGAACCTGGCCCGCAGGCGGTTCCTCGGCGGCTACCACGAGAGTTCGAGCAGCGAGGAGTTCGGCCACGTCGTCGTGTCCCGGTTGCGCCTCGCCGCGCAGCGTTACCCGCACGACGAGGCGCTCGCGCGCCTGCTGGCGGATCTGCGGGCGGGCAGCGAGGAGTTCACCCAGATCTGGGATTCCGACCCGGTGCACGATCCCGGTCACCGCACCAAGGTCGTCGTCCACCCGAGGGCGGGCCGGCTGCGGCTGAACTGCGACGTGCTCGTCGTCCCGGGCGACGACCAGCACGTGGTGTTCGTCACCGCGGACCCGGGCAGCCCCTCCGAGCGGGCCCTGCGCCACCTGGTCGCCGCCGGCTGA